One part of the Geothrix edaphica genome encodes these proteins:
- a CDS encoding YraN family protein, with protein MRRGEAARRLGLRAERLTLWLLWARGWDLVAWRQKLGRYELDLLLSRGPELRLLEVKARRPGAWVGADTALEPEQRLRLQRALRTWLDRVPWPGQVTFQRVSWAGLRCRFHPPERWDALKIHP; from the coding sequence ATGCGCCGAGGTGAGGCCGCCCGGCGGCTGGGGCTGCGCGCCGAGCGGCTGACGCTCTGGTTGCTCTGGGCCCGGGGCTGGGACCTGGTGGCCTGGCGGCAGAAGCTGGGCCGCTACGAGCTGGACCTGCTCCTGAGCCGGGGACCCGAGCTTCGCCTGCTGGAGGTGAAGGCCCGGCGGCCTGGGGCCTGGGTCGGGGCCGACACCGCCCTGGAGCCCGAGCAGCGCCTCCGTCTCCAGCGGGCCCTCCGGACCTGGCTGGACCGCGTCCCCTGGCCCGGCCAGGTCACCTTCCAGCGCGTGAGCTGGGCCGGGCTGAGGTGCCGCTTCCACCCACCGGAGCGCTGGGACGCCCTGAAGATCCATCCCTGA
- a CDS encoding Ig-like domain-containing protein: MPDMHAYSPSPALRRNRPLRAVGACLAAALMLACGGSGGGSSAPSSPPPAATATLTSITLAPAGPTLNVGASADLQATGHFSDGTTVTPYDSSVTWTSSAPGTASVSASGLVSGVAAGTATITATKGAIQGSAVVTVNASAAVLTSITLTPATGVTLNVGQTADFTATAHWSNGTSTVPYDSSVTWTTNLPSVATVNSAGVVTAVAAGSATLTATANGLNTTAAITVSASSPTLTAITLTPASSTLSVGQTVDITSAAIWSNGTGTTPYDSYLTWISSAPSVATVNAGGVVTAVAAGTATITASLGGVSRTAAITVTAGPAAALTGLTMLQSTSSLQVGQTTGVVVMANWSNGTTTSPYTTGVTWASSNSAVATATPNATGCTVTAVSAGTVNITATASGYTATANFGISGSTPTVDARLVGSWSFVDTIGEYGSFYTFNANGTFTYSLVYINRSSCISFSQIVASHQGTFSTQGSLDNPSSAGQIIFNCTSHFTDYTNCAGSLSRAPWNGANPHFHWAAFINATTLATNHSDDFQATGTLNHTKQ; encoded by the coding sequence ATGCCCGACATGCACGCCTACTCCCCATCGCCCGCCCTTCGCCGGAACCGGCCCCTCCGGGCCGTGGGTGCCTGCCTCGCGGCTGCCCTGATGCTGGCCTGCGGTGGAAGCGGCGGAGGCAGCTCCGCCCCGTCCTCGCCTCCGCCAGCAGCCACGGCGACTCTGACCTCCATCACCCTCGCCCCCGCGGGCCCCACCCTCAATGTGGGCGCTTCGGCAGATCTCCAGGCCACAGGCCACTTTTCCGATGGCACCACGGTCACGCCCTACGACAGCTCGGTGACCTGGACCTCCAGCGCCCCGGGGACGGCTTCCGTGTCCGCCAGCGGCCTGGTGAGCGGAGTGGCGGCCGGGACCGCCACCATCACCGCGACCAAGGGTGCCATCCAGGGCTCCGCCGTCGTGACCGTCAATGCCTCCGCCGCGGTCCTCACCTCCATCACCCTCACCCCCGCCACCGGCGTCACCCTGAACGTGGGGCAGACGGCGGACTTCACCGCCACCGCCCACTGGTCCAATGGCACCAGTACTGTCCCTTACGATTCCAGCGTGACCTGGACCACCAACCTTCCCAGCGTGGCTACGGTGAATTCGGCGGGCGTTGTCACAGCCGTCGCCGCCGGATCCGCCACCCTCACGGCCACCGCCAATGGCCTCAACACCACGGCTGCCATCACCGTGAGCGCCTCAAGCCCCACCCTCACGGCCATCACCCTCACCCCGGCGAGCAGCACCCTGAGCGTTGGGCAGACCGTGGACATCACCTCGGCCGCGATTTGGTCCAACGGCACCGGCACCACACCTTACGATTCCTATCTGACCTGGATCAGTTCCGCGCCCTCCGTGGCCACCGTGAATGCAGGTGGCGTGGTGACCGCTGTCGCCGCTGGAACCGCGACCATCACCGCGAGCCTGGGCGGCGTGTCCCGCACGGCTGCCATCACCGTCACTGCCGGCCCCGCGGCCGCCCTGACTGGCCTCACCATGCTCCAGTCGACCAGCTCGCTGCAGGTGGGTCAGACAACCGGAGTTGTCGTGATGGCCAACTGGTCCAATGGCACCACGACCAGCCCCTACACCACGGGAGTCACCTGGGCTTCCTCCAACTCCGCAGTCGCCACCGCGACCCCTAACGCCACCGGATGCACCGTCACAGCGGTTTCAGCCGGTACCGTCAACATCACGGCCACCGCCAGCGGGTACACTGCCACCGCCAACTTCGGGATCTCTGGCTCGACGCCCACCGTTGACGCCCGTCTTGTAGGAAGTTGGAGCTTTGTCGACACCATCGGCGAGTACGGCAGCTTCTATACCTTCAACGCCAACGGCACCTTCACCTATTCCCTCGTCTACATCAACCGGAGCAGTTGCATCTCCTTCTCCCAAATTGTGGCCTCTCACCAGGGCACGTTCAGCACCCAGGGATCCCTCGACAACCCCTCCTCCGCAGGCCAGATCATCTTCAACTGCACATCCCATTTCACCGATTACACCAATTGCGCAGGCAGCCTCAGCCGCGCTCCCTGGAACGGGGCCAACCCGCATTTCCATTGGGCGGCTTTCATCAACGCCACCACTCTGGCTACCAACCACTCGGATGATTTCCAGGCGACGGGCACCCTGAACCATACCAAGCAGTGA
- a CDS encoding GNAT family N-acetyltransferase, which yields MALLIQPFQPGLEDQVLDLILPIQQIEFGVPITARDQPDLARIPEVYLAGRGGFWVALAEGRVVGTIGLIGFGSGGALRKMFLHKDHRGSGLAQALLDTLLDHARSQALPGIWLGTLPHMGAAHRFYERNGFRRVEAGDLPRDFPRMAVDTVFYALDLPHAPR from the coding sequence ATGGCCCTCCTGATCCAGCCTTTCCAGCCGGGCCTCGAGGACCAGGTGCTCGACCTGATCCTCCCCATCCAGCAGATCGAGTTCGGGGTGCCCATCACCGCCCGGGACCAGCCGGACCTGGCGCGGATTCCCGAGGTCTACCTGGCGGGCCGGGGCGGATTCTGGGTGGCCCTCGCGGAAGGCCGGGTGGTGGGCACCATCGGCCTCATCGGTTTCGGAAGCGGAGGCGCCCTGAGGAAGATGTTCCTCCACAAGGACCACCGGGGCAGCGGCCTGGCCCAGGCCCTCCTGGACACCCTGCTGGACCACGCCAGGAGCCAGGCCCTCCCGGGCATCTGGCTGGGCACCCTCCCCCACATGGGCGCCGCCCACCGCTTCTATGAGCGCAACGGATTCCGGCGCGTGGAGGCGGGGGACCTGCCTCGGGACTTCCCCCGCATGGCCGTGGATACCGTGTTCTATGCCCTGGACCTCCCCCATGCGCCGAGGTGA
- a CDS encoding MinD/ParA family protein codes for MSGHAAPRLRSLPLGQGAEAPLFAARVVAITSGKGGVGKTNVTAGLALSLARLGQRVVVMDANFGLANLDILLGLSPKYTLEHVLRGEKVLEEILLEGPSGMQILPASSGIQELTRLDTMSELRLVQGLQRVAETVDWLLIDTAAGIHESVLKLLLAAQEVILVATPEPTSLVDAYAMVKVLHLREPSKPLWLLVNNGQSAEEARETVDQLQEATERFLGKQVPVLGMVPNDPHILQAVRQQRGVVELFPDSPASRAFGAIAQQLLGQVSLQPDDFAAFWRLPAPGDAP; via the coding sequence ATGAGTGGTCACGCGGCCCCCCGGCTCCGCAGTCTGCCCCTGGGCCAGGGCGCCGAGGCGCCCCTGTTCGCCGCCCGGGTCGTGGCCATCACCTCCGGCAAGGGCGGTGTGGGCAAGACCAACGTCACCGCCGGGTTGGCCCTGTCTCTGGCCAGGCTGGGTCAGCGGGTGGTGGTCATGGATGCGAATTTCGGCCTGGCCAACCTGGACATCCTGCTGGGCCTGTCCCCGAAATACACGCTCGAGCATGTCCTCCGGGGCGAGAAGGTGCTGGAGGAGATCCTGCTGGAGGGCCCTTCCGGTATGCAAATTCTGCCGGCCAGCAGCGGCATCCAGGAGCTCACCCGCCTCGACACCATGAGCGAGCTGCGCCTGGTCCAGGGCCTCCAGCGGGTGGCCGAGACGGTGGATTGGCTGCTGATCGACACCGCGGCCGGCATCCACGAATCGGTCCTCAAGCTCCTTCTGGCGGCCCAGGAGGTCATCCTCGTGGCCACCCCCGAACCCACGAGCCTGGTGGACGCCTACGCCATGGTGAAGGTGCTGCACCTGCGCGAGCCCTCGAAGCCGCTGTGGCTGCTGGTGAACAACGGCCAGAGCGCAGAAGAGGCCCGGGAGACCGTGGACCAGCTCCAGGAGGCCACGGAACGTTTCCTGGGCAAACAGGTTCCGGTGCTGGGCATGGTTCCCAACGATCCCCACATCCTCCAGGCGGTGCGCCAGCAGCGGGGGGTGGTGGAGCTCTTCCCCGACAGCCCGGCTTCTAGGGCCTTCGGCGCCATCGCCCAGCAATTGCTGGGCCAGGTATCCTTGCAGCCGGACGACTTTGCGGCATTCTGGAGACTGCCCGCGCCTGGTGACGCACCCTAG
- a CDS encoding PolC-type DNA polymerase III yields the protein MTQEPLLEPGSPALRELRFAVLDLETTGGSPKARWGKDGRFIQPSEITEVGMVRLAGPVVEDRWSSLAAIQGFLPEEIQRLTGISLPMLAGAPPWEQVALKLVPKLEGRIWVAHHAPYDGSFLKAWLPEGVWRRHRLICTRLLAKKLIPELPRRSLAELCEFLGITNTRAHRALQDAEATAEALQHLIQRAEDRGMDGEAFLAAGEVAWNKL from the coding sequence ATGACCCAGGAGCCCCTCCTCGAACCCGGCTCCCCCGCACTGCGGGAGCTGCGCTTCGCGGTGCTGGACCTGGAGACCACCGGCGGCAGTCCCAAGGCCCGCTGGGGCAAGGATGGGCGGTTCATCCAGCCCTCCGAGATCACCGAAGTGGGCATGGTGCGCCTTGCGGGTCCCGTGGTGGAGGACCGCTGGTCGAGCCTGGCCGCCATCCAGGGCTTCCTGCCCGAAGAGATCCAGCGCCTGACCGGCATCAGCCTGCCCATGCTGGCGGGCGCGCCGCCCTGGGAGCAGGTGGCCCTGAAGCTGGTGCCGAAGCTGGAGGGCCGCATCTGGGTGGCCCACCACGCGCCCTATGACGGCAGCTTCCTCAAGGCCTGGCTGCCCGAAGGCGTCTGGCGCCGCCACCGCCTCATCTGCACCCGGCTGCTGGCCAAGAAGCTCATCCCGGAGCTGCCACGGCGGAGCCTGGCCGAGCTCTGTGAGTTCCTCGGCATCACCAACACCCGCGCCCACCGCGCCCTCCAGGACGCCGAGGCCACCGCCGAGGCTCTCCAGCACCTGATCCAGCGCGCCGAGGACCGGGGCATGGACGGCGAGGCCTTCCTCGCCGCCGGCGAAGTGGCCTGGAACAAGCTCTGA
- a CDS encoding PLP-dependent aminotransferase family protein, protein MSARTPTVFLDPQSREPVYLQIAHSLMQEIHRGRLHPGDSLPGYRTLGERLGVSRNTVMAAYRELQAEGWVVSTPGEGSVVAPDPPTRMHGQSPTAGGASEATTMGFDLASGLHEAAPKGAPGLLKVGSGLPDPRLLPGAELARAYRRALVLNRQQNLELEDPQGHPMLRQSLARMLGEARGIAASPENILVTRGSQMALFLVGQALLSAGEAVAVEALGHPGVWEAFARAGARCLPVPVDAEGMRVGALAQLAESERLRAVYVTPLRQYPTLVPLTSDRRHRLMALAQSHRFALIENDQDSEFLFEGRPRAPLAAEDRSGVVVHVGTLSKIFSPNLRLGYVHGPAPLIARMRALRQALDRQGDMVLERAFAELLDDGAIHRHLNRMQLAYRTRRDVLCRALERALGDRLRFQVPEGGLALWAQVAAGVDVDRWSARALEHGVAFQPGRRFAFDGSPVQGLRLGFSNYPESDLEEVALRMRAALDGDR, encoded by the coding sequence CTGAGCGCACGGACGCCCACCGTCTTTCTCGATCCCCAGAGCCGGGAGCCGGTCTATCTCCAGATCGCGCACTCTCTCATGCAGGAGATCCATCGGGGCCGCCTTCACCCCGGGGATTCGCTGCCCGGGTACCGGACCCTCGGCGAACGGCTGGGCGTGAGCCGCAACACCGTGATGGCGGCCTATCGGGAATTGCAGGCCGAGGGTTGGGTCGTCTCCACCCCGGGGGAGGGCAGCGTCGTGGCGCCCGACCCGCCCACGCGGATGCATGGGCAGTCCCCGACCGCTGGCGGGGCCTCCGAGGCGACCACCATGGGGTTCGACCTGGCTTCGGGGCTGCACGAAGCGGCGCCCAAGGGGGCGCCCGGCCTCCTGAAGGTGGGGAGCGGCCTGCCGGATCCCCGTCTCCTCCCTGGCGCGGAACTGGCCCGGGCCTACCGCCGGGCCCTGGTGCTGAACCGCCAGCAGAACCTCGAGCTGGAGGATCCGCAGGGCCATCCCATGCTCCGCCAGTCGCTGGCCCGGATGCTGGGCGAGGCCCGGGGCATTGCCGCCTCGCCCGAGAACATCCTCGTCACCCGGGGCAGCCAGATGGCCCTCTTCCTGGTGGGCCAGGCACTGCTTTCGGCGGGAGAGGCCGTGGCGGTCGAGGCCCTGGGCCACCCGGGGGTATGGGAGGCCTTCGCCCGGGCTGGCGCCCGCTGCCTGCCCGTCCCCGTGGACGCGGAAGGCATGCGCGTCGGAGCCCTGGCCCAGCTGGCGGAATCTGAGCGGCTGCGGGCCGTCTACGTCACGCCACTGCGCCAGTACCCCACCCTGGTGCCTCTTACCAGTGACCGGCGCCACCGGCTGATGGCCCTGGCCCAGTCCCACCGGTTCGCCCTCATCGAGAACGACCAGGACAGCGAGTTCCTGTTCGAGGGCCGCCCCCGGGCTCCCCTGGCGGCGGAGGACCGCTCCGGGGTGGTCGTCCACGTGGGTACCCTCAGCAAGATCTTCAGCCCCAACCTGCGCCTGGGCTACGTGCATGGACCGGCCCCTCTCATCGCCCGCATGCGCGCCCTGCGGCAGGCTCTGGACCGCCAGGGGGACATGGTGCTGGAGCGGGCCTTCGCCGAGCTGCTGGACGATGGGGCCATCCACCGCCACCTCAACCGCATGCAGCTGGCCTACCGGACCCGCCGCGATGTCCTCTGCCGGGCGCTGGAGCGGGCCCTGGGCGATCGCCTGCGCTTCCAGGTGCCGGAGGGCGGTCTGGCCCTGTGGGCCCAGGTGGCGGCTGGCGTGGATGTGGACCGCTGGTCGGCTCGGGCGCTGGAGCATGGCGTGGCCTTCCAGCCCGGGCGG